The Micromonospora sediminicola genome contains a region encoding:
- a CDS encoding amylo-alpha-1,6-glucosidase, whose translation MTERHLQPLLHDLVGVVHAPTSALGDAAGQLRPHGVQGVFHADARVLSRAELRLDDREPESIGGGAVGPHGARFVGLARWLGDPTPDPTVRVDRIRQAGARGLTEEIVVTSTAAEPVRTTVTVDLACDLAPVEQVKAGHAGQPLEAKAGEPGRVQWAADGLTVTVTGADATVDAAGERAVAPRLSWPVTVDPGASVTLRWRLDVADPRAVVSAAPAAASWAEPRVDADDRRLLRLLDRSLADLRGLRLAEPAHPEDVFLGAGVPWFLTLFGRDSLWAARMMLPLGTDLAAGTLRVLARRQGTRVDPATGEQPGKILHELRRHELSFDNGMRLPPAYYGTVDATMLWVGLLHDAWRWGLPADQVEPLLPHLEAALRWLDEHADADGDGFVEYIDTTGHGLANQGWKDSGDAVRFRDARLAAPPIVLAEVQGYAHQAATNGADLLDAFGRPGADRWRAYADRLAERFRAAFWVDGRHGPQPALALDRDKRPVDSLTSNIGHLLGTGLLSDAESTQVAALLSTEALAGGFGLRTMSTDDAGFSPLSYHCGSIWAHDTAIVLAGLARAGHRAAALRLADGLLAAAEAFDYRLPELYGGDDRSALGRPVPYPAACRPQAWSAAAAVLLLQAGLGVYPDVPNGRVDLRPLAGPELGALSAAGLRIAGSPVTVSVDHTGHPTLTDLPAALHIPTPRPPAETPLPRP comes from the coding sequence GTGACCGAACGCCACCTCCAACCGCTGCTGCACGACCTGGTCGGCGTGGTGCACGCCCCCACGAGCGCGCTCGGCGACGCGGCCGGTCAGCTCCGGCCGCACGGCGTCCAGGGCGTCTTCCACGCCGACGCCCGGGTGCTCTCCCGCGCCGAGCTGCGCCTCGACGACCGCGAGCCGGAGTCGATCGGCGGCGGCGCGGTCGGCCCGCACGGCGCCCGCTTCGTCGGCCTGGCCCGCTGGCTCGGCGACCCCACCCCCGACCCCACCGTCCGTGTCGACCGCATCCGGCAGGCCGGCGCGCGCGGGCTGACCGAGGAGATCGTCGTGACGTCCACCGCCGCCGAGCCGGTGCGCACCACGGTCACCGTCGACCTGGCCTGCGACCTCGCCCCGGTCGAGCAGGTCAAGGCCGGCCACGCCGGCCAGCCGCTGGAGGCCAAGGCCGGGGAGCCGGGCCGGGTGCAGTGGGCCGCCGACGGCCTCACCGTGACCGTGACCGGCGCGGACGCCACCGTGGACGCCGCCGGCGAACGCGCCGTCGCGCCGCGCCTGAGCTGGCCGGTCACCGTCGACCCGGGCGCCTCGGTCACGCTGCGCTGGCGGCTCGACGTCGCCGACCCACGGGCCGTGGTGAGCGCCGCGCCGGCCGCCGCGAGCTGGGCCGAGCCACGGGTCGACGCCGACGACCGCCGCCTGCTGCGGCTGCTCGACCGGTCCCTGGCCGACCTGCGCGGGCTGCGGCTGGCCGAGCCGGCACACCCGGAGGACGTCTTCCTCGGCGCCGGCGTGCCCTGGTTCCTCACCCTGTTCGGCCGGGACAGCCTCTGGGCCGCCCGGATGATGCTGCCGCTCGGCACCGACCTGGCCGCCGGCACGCTGCGGGTGCTGGCCCGACGGCAGGGCACCCGGGTCGACCCGGCCACCGGCGAGCAGCCCGGCAAGATCCTGCACGAGCTGCGCCGCCACGAGCTGTCCTTCGACAACGGGATGCGGCTGCCGCCCGCCTACTACGGCACCGTCGACGCGACCATGCTCTGGGTCGGGCTGCTGCACGACGCCTGGCGCTGGGGCCTGCCCGCCGACCAGGTCGAGCCGCTGCTGCCGCATCTGGAGGCGGCGCTGCGCTGGCTCGACGAACACGCAGACGCCGACGGCGACGGCTTCGTCGAGTACATCGACACCACCGGCCACGGCCTGGCCAACCAGGGCTGGAAGGACTCCGGCGACGCGGTGCGCTTCCGGGACGCCCGACTCGCCGCGCCGCCGATCGTGCTGGCCGAGGTGCAGGGGTACGCGCACCAGGCCGCGACCAACGGCGCCGACCTGCTGGACGCGTTCGGCCGCCCGGGCGCGGACCGCTGGCGCGCCTACGCCGACCGGCTCGCCGAGCGGTTCCGCGCCGCGTTCTGGGTGGACGGTCGCCACGGTCCGCAGCCGGCGCTGGCGCTGGACCGGGACAAGCGCCCGGTGGACTCACTGACCAGCAACATCGGGCACCTGCTCGGCACCGGCCTGCTGTCGGACGCCGAGTCGACGCAGGTCGCGGCGCTGCTCTCCACCGAGGCGCTGGCCGGCGGCTTCGGCCTGCGCACCATGTCCACCGACGACGCCGGGTTCAGCCCGCTGTCCTACCACTGCGGGTCGATCTGGGCCCACGACACCGCGATCGTGCTCGCCGGGCTGGCCCGCGCCGGGCACCGCGCGGCCGCGCTGCGGCTCGCCGACGGTCTGCTCGCCGCCGCCGAGGCGTTCGACTACCGCCTCCCCGAGCTGTACGGCGGGGACGACCGGTCGGCCCTCGGTCGGCCCGTGCCGTACCCGGCGGCCTGCCGTCCGCAGGCCTGGTCGGCGGCGGCGGCCGTGCTGCTGCTCCAAGCCGGCCTGGGCGTCTACCCGGACGTGCCGAACGGCCGCGTCGACCTGCGCCCGTTGGCCGGGCCCGAGCTGGGCGCGCTGAGCGCGGCCGGCCTGCGGATCGCCGGCTCCCCGGTCACAGTCTCGGTCGACCACACCGGCCACCCCACCCTGACCGACCTCCCCGCCGCCCTGCACATCCCCACCCCCCGCCCACCCGCCGAAACCCCTCTCCCCCGCCCCTGA
- a CDS encoding GNAT family N-acetyltransferase: MIDSGEHDRLGRRVSLRPVDDDNWRAVADVAPRDDQRAFVAALAARYLLLTMHSDVWNSLAVCADDVVVGHVMWGVDDDGSRWIGGMVIDAAEQGRGLGRATVRTLTAWLAEAGQPIRLSYHPDNAPAAALYTSLGFHPTGDMEDDELVAELPTP; the protein is encoded by the coding sequence ATGATCGACTCTGGAGAGCACGACCGGCTCGGCCGCCGGGTGAGCCTGCGACCGGTGGACGACGACAACTGGCGGGCGGTGGCGGACGTGGCGCCCCGTGACGACCAGCGCGCCTTCGTCGCGGCGTTGGCCGCCCGCTACCTGCTGCTCACCATGCACTCGGACGTGTGGAACTCGCTCGCCGTGTGTGCCGACGACGTCGTGGTGGGACACGTCATGTGGGGCGTGGACGACGACGGCTCGCGGTGGATCGGCGGCATGGTGATCGACGCCGCCGAGCAGGGCCGGGGGCTGGGCCGCGCCACGGTGCGGACGCTCACGGCCTGGTTGGCCGAGGCCGGCCAGCCGATCCGCCTCAGTTACCACCCGGACAACGCCCCCGCCGCCGCCCTCTACACCTCCCTGGGCTTCCACCCCACCGGCGACATGGAGGACGACGAACTGGTAGCCGAACTCCCCACCCCCTGA